Sequence from the Penicillium oxalicum strain HP7-1 chromosome IV, whole genome shotgun sequence genome:
GTCCTCAATGTCGAGTTGAGGATCCTTGGCAGGGGAGCAAAGGTCCTGGACGTAGCTGTTCGCCAGAGGGTCTTCCAAGGTGATGGTGAACTTCAGCTCGCCGTTGATAGCTTGGTCGAGACGATCGAAGAAGCGGTCCCACTTCTCCTTGTCGGACTTGTCCATACTGTCACCACCGCCGGAGCCGAGGTCGTACAGGTTGCCGTGCAATTGCTTGCGCATATCAGTCAAGAGACCCTCGACAGTAGTGAAGCGACTAGAGATGGAAGATGCGCCCAGGTAAAGCTCAAGTTCATCACTCTGCAGAGCGCAGGTTCCCGACTTCAAGACGTCGCGGTTGAGGTCGACCTCATTCTCGACGCGCAAAGTGATACGGCGACCCTTCTCCGGAATCTCTCCGCCAACCTTGACCTCGTTCTGCTTGTATGAACAGCCGCCATCTTCCGGTGCGCAGGAGctggccatgatgagaaCGTCCTTGAAGTAAGGGATCGACACCTTCTTGATGTGGAGGGCAACAGGACGAGTGCAGCTCGGGCACTCTGCGGGCAGGGTGTAGACCTGGCCATCGACGATCTCGGAATCGTTAGGGTCCTCGCCGTCTACAGCGTTGGTGACTGCTTGCTCGGTGTGGTCAAGAGTGATGCCGAGCTCCTCGTTCTGCTCATGAGTACGGGGATATTCGACACGGCGGTAGTTGGTCTTGTCGCTCGGGTTGGGAGCAATCCAAGAGTTTCCGGTCGGGTCGTCGAGAGTGATGGTGAAGGGGAAGAGCTCGCGGTCCAGAATGGCCTTCAGCTTGGCGATTATAGGCTCGAGAGCATCATGAAGTTCGGGGGCTTGCTCCTTACGGAGCGGTTGCTCCCCGGAGAGCGACTCGTGCATGCGCTGAATCATTCCCTCCACATTGCTGATTTCTCCACCCTTGGGCATTTCAATTCCCAAAGTGTCAAGCTTGAAGGTGGCTGCATCGGATCGGATAACCTGGCGTTGAAGATCGTTGGGGTCCTTGACATCCAATGTGTACTTGATTCCTAGCGGAGAGATAGGACCGGCGGGCTTGACGGTGTTGTTCGCGAAGTTGCAGTGTTCGCAGTAGAACGAGTCCACCACGATATCTTTGAAGAAAGGCACACGAAGGAGGAGGATTCGGGTAGTTCCCTGAGAAAAAGGTTAGTCAATTGTCGGATGGGCCAACTCATTCAAATCGTGGCGTTTGACACACATTCTCGTGGCAGTTCATGCAGAGCGATTCGACGCTCATCACACCAGTCTCGTCATTGCGCTCGACGAGATCTCCAATATTCTGGAACTGCGACTCCTGGGGGTTGTTGCCCGCGTCGGTCGACATTTTGGCTTGCTTTTTAGAATACCGTTCCACTAAATATTTGGTCGATTATACGAACAAAAGTTCAGCTGTGGGATGCTTTTTGCGATCGTGGTCGGAATGTCAAGCTTTCTTATcctaaaaagaaaaaaatctcCAGCGCCCGCCGGAACATTCCTTTTCGTTCTGCGCCGCGGGGCTTGGGCAGAGGAGGGGTCCCGCGACCGGGAGCCCGCCGGTAAGGATGACTCGCCATGCACTTGCCCGTGCGTCACGGACTCGCGGCAGGTCCAGCTCGAGCGACTCCATGGTTTATGAGTGTTAATTGCAATATTAGCCAGTTTGGCACATCCTCCACTTGGCATTGGACTTCATGACAATGGGCATCGCTTCCATGACACCGTCGAGTAAACATAATAATCCACATTCGATCGGCAGCGGTGCAACTGACTGCGATGGTATCATGACGCCGCTCTAAGTTTCAGGACGTAACGTAATTCAAGTAGGGGAAACTGAGAGGTTCCCAAAGTACGAAGGAGATGTTCCTGGTATTGCCCACCAGAATACACTGATCAAGTATACAGATTGTCTGCTGATGTTTGATCTCGCTCGGACGACAGCACCAGAGCAGATTTTTCTCACGGCGTCTCAGTGAAAACAGTTGCGGGTGGCAAGGGCAGGAGAATACCTGCACCGAGTAGTTAGCCATCTTGAGCCAGGACAGTAAGCGGCGAGGGGGCActtataaaaaaaaattgggaGCCACTTCCCCGGCTGAAGTCGAGGAAGTGGTCGTCCACGGGTCATTGTGATATTCAGTCATTCTGCATCTCCCCCATGGCTGTATCTAGACCAAACGGCGAGTCGCACAAGATATTCTTTGACATGGCCTGGGTCACAATTTAGCTCACTCTTCTTGTTTCCAAGGTCGGCAATACCGAGCATGACATGCGATGTCCCAACGGAGATACATGGCGGTAAGACATAGCTGAGACAAGCCAGAGCTTTGATCCTCACTCGAGAGAGGTCCTCAACCATTTCCTGCCATTGCCTTGCACTGAGCCCATTTTGACATCCCAAGCGCCGCTGGTCCTTGCCGAATTCTTGAACGAAACAATCAGAGGACCGAGCAAGCTGTTTCCCTGCCAGAACATCTAGGCTCTTTGAGGTTTGAGAAGACAAGAGCAGCCATCAGATAGACACAGAGCAATGACGTGAAGTATCACAAGATCTGTCAGACAGCACATGCAACATTCACAACCTCGACACTCTGTCAGACCAGACCGAAATTTGACCAGGAAGCCTCATTCTATCGTGCCAATCCCATCTCCAACCCACTCTCAATTCTCTGCTGGAGCTCGGGACAACCTCACCGCGTTTTCTCGATCCGAGTGAAAGCCAGTCTCTCATGTGTAGCACGATGTTCTCTGGGATAGGTTTTTGTTTCCTCCCCTGCTCAGCTAAGAAACCTCGCAGGCGGGCATGGAATGAAGCGGACAAAGAACATCCAGAAAAACCGCttccatcttctcgaaaGAAGGCCAATGACAAGCAAGCCATCATTGGAGAAGCCGGCGCCCATCAATCAATTTGCAAACTCCATTGCAAAGAGACGGTTGACAAGGATGGTCGGGACCCTCCGAAGAAGTCAGATTCCGTGGCGATTGCCGTGATCCGAGGTGTCTAGCTTGCTGAAGAGCACACGACAGGACACAGAGGCTGAAAGTAGGGGCAAGATACCCAGGTATCCCCATCGTCAAAGCACGCACGGGATAGCAGATGGTCAAGTGCGGCCAAATTCAAAGACCACCACAAGCGAACAAAATCGGAAAACACCAACCCGGTAGCAGAAGCCACATTGCTAGCCGGAACATGACAACAGGCCAGAAAACCCTCGATCGAAACCGAGGAACCATGAGCTCGTTCAATGCAAAAAGACCTCGCGGCATCTTTTGGTCCTTGAAACCGCCTGGGTAGTATCAAAGCCTCAAAGATGGTTCTGACGAGTGGATCAATTTGTAAGGTCGAGAACATGGTTGTGTGTGATGGCGTCTGTTGTGTCCTAGGCGCCGAGACCTCAAGCCAGACCATGAAGGTGCCCCAGGGTTCCGAAATTGAACGTTGCGTTTGATCAATGCCTTGTCGCGCCATCTTCGATGCCCCCAAGGACAACCCCAAAGACGAGGCATCCGGCGTGCTTCACCCACTCTGGACCTTCTGATTAATCCTGCCGACGAAGCATAGAGCAGCCATCCGTTTTTGACCAACATGAAGTATCCAGCATAGGAAAACCGACGCTGTGCCATTGGAGACACGTGCATAGTGAACCGTCTTTTGCGCCACCGAAGGCTCTGGACAAGTCAAACAACTTTCATCGGTAGGCCCATCACAGACCAACCCCACTAATCGTGATGTTCGTCATGTTTGACCCTTGAAGCTACCACAGATTGGGAATTCCCGGCGGAAGGAGGCTTAGGGGTTAGGATTTTCAACTTAAAGAAGCCGAAATTAGGAGAGACAAGCCGTGCAAGAGTGCCTCGATAGGCAAGAGACCTGATGGATCCACTCTTGATGAGATGCGCGTGCTGAGGGCCAAGTGCTCGTAAACAGCGCCTTTGGGAGGACAAGAGAGAGGTTGAAAGAGAAGACAGTGTTCACGATATTTGAGGTCTCTTGGCAATTGTGACCGGACCCGAACATTGTGTTTCAGAGATTTGAAGGAGGCAAGGCTGGTGATGTAGCAAAAGCACCCTCGCGAAGTTGTTGCGCGACGGGACCGGAACGCGCTCAGGCGGGCCAGACCCAACTCACATGGTCAGTGCCAAGCTACCTCCAGCTACTGCCTGAGGCGGATCGCTAGAATATTCATTACGTACTACCTACTAAGTAGGTACTAACTTAAAGCAGATCATGCTGACTCAGCTAAGGCTTCCCGCCTCGTCAGCCTGAGTCACCGCCCAGCGGAAGTCCTGAACATTATGTAATTTGACGTTCGTGCGACCGTCCGGGCAGCTGGCTCGAGCCACCTCAGGCATCCTTCCAATAACAGAGAGCGGGCGGGTCTACTACCGCATTTCATGCAGCCATCGCCTCTGGTCTATCATTTTCTTATACTCTCATAAAATTCACCCGAAATGAGTGTAGATCAAATTATGATTTCAAAATGACTAGTATCGACCAAATCCGCCACGTGTTTGACGCTGCTGGCCAATTCTTGAAACCAGTTCTCAATAGAGGCACGCAGATCCTTCACGCACCTCGAACATGAGTTCTTTTAACTAATCGCTTTGAAGATGAGGTTCAACGGGCGCAAGGCAAATCGCTGGTGGAGGTGCTGTTCCAATCTCTGGAACTCACTTCAGCTGGCGAAAAAGATATGCGCCGAGCTGTCATCGGCAGGGCGCTAGATCTCCTAGATGCCATTCACCGAGCGTTCGCAACGCCGGTCACTGATGAAGGATCTTCGCGATACACGCGAGCTGAGATCGGGAATACTGATCTTGAAGATGCAAGACGCCGTCAAATTATACATGCCCTATTGGATCTCATCTCCTTGGAGGGCATTTACCCGTCTTTGTCCTCGGGCGTTGGCATTCCTCTACAACAAAGGGTCATTTCTGTACTGCCAGCCGGGATCATTGCAAAACAGACCACCATACCAGCAAGCAGTACGCCACACGACGGGATACTTCTTGCCAGAGTCATGCGTATTCTCGTCGATATCGTGTTGGACGAAAGAGACAGCATTCAACCCATTATTCGCAGTCGCATCCTCAGCGATCTCATAAGTGGATTATCCGATCTTGCATTCAACCCCAACACCATGCCCTCCGAAAGGAAAATGCAGGATCAAAAAGCCTTCCAGGTGATCATCGATGAGTAAGTACATTTTGAAAGTGCCACTATAGCTTGCTGACCGGTTGCAGGTCTCCAAGTGCAGCTCTCTTACCTACTCTATCTGCGTTTCTTCAGACCGATACAACAGCCTGGTTCAGGTCAATTGTGTCACGACAGATTGCCCGAATCCCAATGCGAGAGGGCGGGGTGATGCATACTATTCTTTTTATAATGTCGCAGGTGGGCCCGTCGCTCGGACAAGAAGCCCAAGCGGAGCCCACCAATGGGCCTCATTTCACAGTGCAAGGAATGATGCAGATCTCGAAGCTTTTGTCTGCTGTCCCGCAGGATACTGAACCGTCGACCTACTTTGACGCCCTCGCTCCTCAGCTACTAGAGTTGCTTGACGGGGACGACCCTGATCTGAGAAGAATTGCCTCTTATGTCATTGGCAACGGGATCCTAGGCAAACGCGCCTATGGTGCACCAGGAACTATCGGGCATTCTATCTTTGTCGAGCCGATATTCGCGGCACTGACGGCTGAGATTGATAGTAACTCGGTACGGTGGCTTTCGGCACCGTACTCTGCAGACGTCAGGGCCACCATGTTGCCAGAGAACCAGTCTTTTAAGACTGCCGTTCGAAGCCAACACATCCTTGTCGCGCTGAACAGACTGAAACTTCTCGCACTACAACATCCAAATCCTGGTCTGGTGAAGAGGATTATTTATCCCATTTTACTGCCATTATGGGGCCTAGCCTGCTATTCTCAGCAAGAGCAATTCAATGAGGTCCACACCGGGGTCATGAGTCTGTTGCAGACATACTTCAGCATATCAGTTGGCGCTTTGCCCTTAAAGAAACTAGTTGACAACCTTATGTGGGACGGAGGGCCGACTTGGACATATACCAAGGACTTTCAGGGCCAAATTGCCTACAAAGCGCGATCTAGGCCAGACAACAACCAATTCGATATGATCAGGCTCATGGACTCATTGCAAACTCGAGCTGATCTGTTCGTTGGCCTCTTGGGTACGGACCCAAGCACCGAGGAGCGAACTGCCGACATTTTTCTGCATGTCAGTCAGTCCTGGCTCGTTCAGCCCTCAACCCAGGAAAATGCCAGGGCTTCTATCTCTAGCGAGGATGCCGAAGACAGCGCGAATATCATGAAAAGACTTGTTTGTGCGAAGGTAGCCGAAAGATTGCTTGACAGTTTCAAGGACACGCTGTCACGCCAACCCTTACGAGTCCTTGAACTTATCAAACAAGTGATTGATGGAGAGCTTCACAGGCTCAAAGGCCAACGTGGACCTGTGTCGTCTCGCAATATCGAGAAGATTTCTTTGTCATCCCTTGCGAGTATTGTGCCGGAGCGTAACGAGAGCAAGGAGGATGAATCTGACCAAGACACATCTGATTCCTTGACTACCGCCTTCAGCTTACTCTCGACGGTGCTTGCATCTCCAGAGTTTGCGTTGTCTGAGGAAACAAAGAGCCTTTTGGAATCGCTCAAAGACCATCTCGACCAATTGATCCCGCGTCTTCCAAGCTCATTAGCTAAGCCAGCGACTACTTCGTCAATGCTGCTGGAGATTCAGCTCACGTCACCTGAGAATGGTGAGCCCAAAGCGGTTTCTTCGCACATCACGGACCTTGAAACACACCGTCAAGCGTTGGCAAACCTCAGCTCAGATCTCCCGCCAGTCCAAGCAGAGGGCTTCTCCCTTCTGTCCAAGTTAATATTGAAATCATCACCTGTGCTGGACATCCCATCAACCCTGACACTTCTTCTCTCAATCATTACGGACACCTCTGAGGCCCATGCAAACGACGAATTCATTTATCTTAACGCTATCAAGCTTATCGGCACGCTTGCCGCGCGTCACCCACGGACCGTTGTAAAGACGTTGGTTGACAACTACACTGATCCCAGCGAACAGAAGACTTTAGACCAGCGTCTCAAAATTGGCGAGTCTCTTCTGAGGACAGTCCAAGACCTTGGCGAAGCTTTGGCCGGCGATACAGCTAAAACCCTCACGGAAGGTCTCATCGCTGTGGCTGGACGGCGTGGCCACAAACCACTAACCCAGAAAACACGCCAACagctggaagagaaggagagaagagagagcgagCGTGAAAAGCGGAGGCAGCAACAGACTGGATTGCCGGACATCTCTGATCTTCTGGATGACGACTCAGAAACCGAGTCACTAGAGCAAAATGCCTTCGCTGCGTCGATTGTCGCTGCATGGGGTGCTGGCGCGCCTAGTGACGAGGAGCCTGAAGATTTGCGCGTGCGTGCATCGGCACTGTCTATTCTCGCTTCCGCGGTGCAGACAAATATTCTCGGGCTCGGACCTACAATCATCTCTTCTCTGCTAGACCTCGCCATGGCAACGCTGACGCTAGAACCGGCCACCGAAAGTGCGATTCTGCGACGAGCGAGCGTCGTACTCATCTTGGATGTTTTGAAAGCCCTGGATTCGGCGCGGGAGGCTCGAAACGGACAAGATCTTGGTTTCGGATTCTCACTTATTGACGAGGACCCATTGCTATCTTCCCGCGAAAATAACAGACGCGGCCCTTCTACCGTGGCAAGTATCCCGAGGATGCTCCGTACTCTTGGCTTTGTCGAGAGTGTCGAGACAGATGGTATCGTCAGGGGCCATCTCCGTGCGTTGACCGAGAGTCTTGAAGCTTGGATGGAGAAATCTATCATGTGGGGAATTGGTGCTCAAAATGGCGGCGAACCAAAGTTGGAGCTAGGAGATCGCATTGCAGGCTTGGACATCGATCCGCTGGCCGGAAGAGGTTCCGGGGAGCCTCGGATTGAGGAAATTGAGTAGCCCTGTCTGTTGGGCTAAAGGCAGCCATCAATAGGCTCTCATTTTCATGATGGGCTATCGATTACAATGAGTTTCAATGTAAATCACGCTACATTGAGCACTGTGTCCAATTCCATTTACTTCACGATAGAAACCATCCATTCCATTAATCACAGCTACATCCATGCTGTAGAAGAACGAGGGTAGAGGGAAACAAATTGCGCTGAGACCTCATAGTGTGCTAACTAAATTTGACCCAGCAACATTCcctgactttttttctggtcttttctgttttctgGAACTTGAATGCGTTCATCGTGTCGGGAGTTCGCCAGCGAGTGTTCACACGAAAAGAACCACATTAGAAGCCACGTCCCCGACCACGACCATTTCCTCGGCCATATCCGCGACCGTTTCCTCGACCACGGCCTCGGCCACGGCCACGATTGCCGTGGCCGCCTTGGAACGAGCCACCAGAAGCTGGGGGAGGCCCAGCGTTCATGCGTGCCTCGATTTCCTCTTCGGTGAGGGCGAAGGCGTTAGGAATATCGAGGAGGGAGCAGAAATCGGCAGTCTGGTTGTTTGGGCATTCACGAGGCTGGGGAGCTTCCGCGAGGGACTCGGCAGGGTCGTACTTCGGCGCACTGAGTTGAAAGTTCAAAGGGATGTCCATCAGGCCACGCTTCTCAAGATGCTCCTCAACccatttctcttcttcaacaatGCGGGCACGGTAGGAATCTTCACCCTTGTGGGGAGGCACCTGCGCAGAACGGTCACCGAGAACGAGATCTGCAGCGAAGACACGGGTGATTGCAAGCCACTCTTTATCATACTGCAGTCGGAACCCACCAGAGGATTTGGAAATATTCTGGGAGGGCGCTTCATCGACCGCTTTGAGCTTCATGAGGTGGACCACATCATCTCGGTTATGAGGTTTGTCGAGGGCGAGGAAGCGAGTGACTTTGTTGCTCACAGCTTCTGGGACAGGCTTCTCCTGGGCCGGCTTCTGAGCTTGGGGAGCAGGTCGAGCGAAACTGGCAGGCAGTTTGCTTCGCAGGTCTTCTGTGACTGCCTGACCACGCTCGGTATCCACAGCGCCGTGGCTGCGGGTGTCAGAGGTGCTTTCAGGCTCGACGGGGGGGTTGCGGTCACCAGGAGAGGCAGGTGCTTTAAGGGCATCCCAATTTGAAGAATTCTCGGACCAGTCGTTTGAAATGCCAACAGGAACATTATCCATCTTGGCAGCTTTGGCAGGGGAGGGATTACCGGATGCCTGGCCATCAGACTCGCTCACAGAGCCCAAGGAGATCTCGTCGGAATTTTTGGAGAAGACAGCATCGTAAGCTGCCCGCTCGTTCTCGTACGTGGCCATACCTTGCTCTCGCAGCTCCTCACGCTTGTGTTGAAATTCCTTGTAGAGCTGGCGGGTTTTCACTGCTTCCCGGCGCTCAATGTCTTGAGTCTCCGCTGCGAATGCGTTCCAGGCGGCCACCCCCTTTTGAAAATCTTCCGATGTACCGCTGAGGATAGGAGGGATGTTTCTCGGAGCACCCACGCTTCCCGCTTTGGAAGATTCGCTCGTGGTCGTCTTCGCGGACATGTCAGCTTCAACAGCCCATTCGCTAGGCTGGCCTTCCGGAGCATCCACCCTCTTGACGCCGACTCCATCATGTGGGACAACAGCGGTAAACTTGACATGGAGATGGGCGGCAAACCAGTACGCAGGACGCAGGCGATCCATGACATCGCGAGCCGCACTGCTTCCGAGACTACCGTGCTCTGAATCCTCCTTGAAGCCACGCTTCTTCCGGAACAGCTCGCGAGAATTACCAAAGTTTTCGATGCCTCGCGGCCAGTCATGGGAGAGACCAACATCCACTTGAGTCCGGACTTGCAGGAGCTTGCGGACATCCAGCTCGCGCACATGGTAGATGCTGTGAAGATCGTCCGCTCCGTATGGGAGTCGCTCGAAATGCGGCTTGCGATAGTCGTAGCCTTTCCAGATGCCAGACATGGCCGAGATTCGCAGGGGTCCGAAGCGCACAAGGTTGGCTGCGCCGAGGTAGTAGATGTTAGGAGCTACCCAACCGCCGTAATACAGCTCGAAAAGGTAGTTGCTGGCTTCGTGGTTGCCCCCGCAGAAGATTGTCAGATACGGGGCAACTTTCTCGCCTCCGTAGTACTTGTGAAAGTCGCCCATAGACTTCCACTTGGCAGGCACTGAGATACAAGCTGCGTCGCTTGCATTACGGAGAGCCTGAGCCATGTTAGAGTGGGAGATAAAGTCAAGTTGCAGATGGTGGAATGGTTTAACAGACCTGAAAGTCACCTCCAATGATGACCAGATCGACATTGTCCCAGCCTTTGGCCTCAGCTTTAACTCTGAGGAGCTCGTAGATTTCATCAAAGCTGCCGTGAGCCTGTTGTATGCTGTCAGCACATTGACCTAGTCAAATGTTCTCATATGATTGAAAGGCGGAGGAAGACTTACGCAGCCCACGGCAGCAACACGAACACCTTC
This genomic interval carries:
- a CDS encoding Lariat debranching enzyme; amino-acid sequence: MLSEVEGVRVAAVGCAHGSFDEIYELLRVKAEAKGWDNVDLVIIGGDFQALRNASDAACISVPAKWKSMGDFHKYYGGEKVAPYLTIFCGGNHEASNYLFELYYGGWVAPNIYYLGAANLVRFGPLRISAMSGIWKGYDYRKPHFERLPYGADDLHSIYHVRELDVRKLLQVRTQVDVGLSHDWPRGIENFGNSRELFRKKRGFKEDSEHGSLGSSAARDVMDRLRPAYWFAAHLHVKFTAVVPHDGVGVKRVDAPEGQPSEWAVEADMSAKTTTSESSKAGSVGAPRNIPPILSGTSEDFQKGVAAWNAFAAETQDIERREAVKTRQLYKEFQHKREELREQGMATYENERAAYDAVFSKNSDEISLGSVSESDGQASGNPSPAKAAKMDNVPVGISNDWSENSSNWDALKAPASPGDRNPPVEPESTSDTRSHGAVDTERGQAVTEDLRSKLPASFARPAPQAQKPAQEKPVPEAVSNKVTRFLALDKPHNRDDVVHLMKLKAVDEAPSQNISKSSGGFRLQYDKEWLAITRVFAADLVLGDRSAQVPPHKGEDSYRARIVEEEKWVEEHLEKRGLMDIPLNFQLSAPKYDPAESLAEAPQPRECPNNQTADFCSLLDIPNAFALTEEEIEARMNAGPPPASGGSFQGGHGNRGRGRGRGRGNGRGYGRGNGRGRGRGF
- a CDS encoding Zinc finger protein ZPR1, producing the protein MSTDAGNNPQESQFQNIGDLVERNDETGVMSVESLCMNCHENGTTRILLLRVPFFKDIVVDSFYCEHCNFANNTVKPAGPISPLGIKYTLDVKDPNDLQRQVIRSDAATFKLDTLGIEMPKGGEISNVEGMIQRMHESLSGEQPLRKEQAPELHDALEPIIAKLKAILDRELFPFTITLDDPTGNSWIAPNPSDKTNYRRVEYPRTHEQNEELGITLDHTEQAVTNAVDGEDPNDSEIVDGQVYTLPAECPSCTRPVALHIKKVSIPYFKDVLIMASSCAPEDGGCSYKQNEVKVGGEIPEKGRRITLRVENEVDLNRDVLKSGTCALQSDELELYLGASSISSRFTTVEGLLTDMRKQLHGNLYDLGSGGGDSMDKSDKEKWDRFFDRLDQAINGELKFTITLEDPLANSYVQDLCSPAKDPQLDIEDYERTDEENEELGLNDMKTEGYENDANDENEEKA